One genomic window of Paenibacillus xylanilyticus includes the following:
- a CDS encoding response regulator transcription factor, with protein sequence MVGPYLEKEGYNVTYAYDGLEAEHKFREAEPAFDLVILDLMLPERSGMDVLQTIRAASLVPVLILSAKDGEVDKALGLGLGADDYLSKPFSLIELTARIKAAIRRANYTVPSVTSTPAKDQRIEIGGLVVDMETYEVEREGIPVRLTSKEFGILKLFVTHPGRVFTKAQIYASVWNDPYYGDENIINVHMRRLREKIETDPSNPQYIKTLWGIGYKLEVESK encoded by the coding sequence ATGGTTGGGCCATATCTGGAGAAAGAGGGGTACAACGTCACGTACGCATATGACGGATTAGAGGCTGAGCATAAGTTTCGAGAAGCGGAGCCTGCGTTTGATCTGGTCATTCTGGACCTCATGCTGCCGGAGCGAAGCGGCATGGACGTACTGCAGACCATCAGAGCTGCCAGTCTTGTCCCTGTCTTAATATTATCTGCAAAGGATGGGGAAGTGGACAAGGCACTGGGGCTTGGTTTAGGTGCAGACGACTATTTGAGCAAGCCGTTCTCCCTCATCGAATTGACCGCGCGAATCAAGGCGGCCATTCGCCGCGCCAATTATACAGTACCCTCGGTTACCTCGACACCAGCTAAGGATCAACGGATTGAAATTGGCGGGCTGGTCGTGGATATGGAAACCTATGAAGTGGAGCGGGAAGGCATCCCTGTAAGACTGACATCCAAGGAATTTGGCATTCTTAAGCTGTTTGTTACGCATCCTGGCAGAGTGTTTACGAAAGCACAGATTTACGCCTCTGTCTGGAATGATCCGTATTATGGGGACGAAAATATTATTAACGTACACATGCGGAGGCTGCGCGAAAAGATCGAGACCGATCCATCGAATCCGCAGTATATCAAAACGTTGTGGGGGATCGGTTACAAGCTGGAGGTGGAGTCCAAGTGA
- a CDS encoding DegV family protein, whose translation MKKIAWVTDSTSTLDPLFAEQNHVYIVPLRVVFGEECYRETEDISSEQFYEMLTEAARATSSQPPIGEFIELYESLKGQYDEIITIHCSTALSGTLHTSMQAAEIAGVSITAIDSRAGAYPLREMILQGVEMQKLECSVSEIKLHIEQMMDNMSFYLIPACLQHLHRSGRVSGTQLVLSQLLKIHLLLRFEEGKVVVNEKIRTFKRAKQRMLEVLKVDMEKVKHVCIMHADNQEEANTIKQQIADLLPRLKTEIMPFIPVVGIHAGAGTIGLCWIRSETT comes from the coding sequence ATGAAAAAAATTGCATGGGTTACCGACAGTACCAGCACACTCGATCCGCTGTTTGCAGAGCAAAATCATGTATACATTGTACCGCTGCGCGTTGTATTTGGAGAGGAATGCTATCGGGAGACCGAAGACATCTCATCCGAACAGTTCTATGAGATGCTTACAGAGGCTGCAAGGGCAACCAGCTCTCAGCCCCCTATAGGTGAGTTTATCGAACTATATGAATCGCTAAAAGGTCAGTATGATGAGATTATTACCATTCACTGCTCAACTGCACTTAGCGGAACGCTGCATACTTCAATGCAGGCGGCAGAGATTGCTGGAGTATCGATAACGGCAATTGATTCCAGAGCGGGAGCTTACCCGCTGCGGGAGATGATTTTGCAGGGCGTGGAAATGCAGAAACTGGAATGTTCCGTATCTGAAATCAAGCTTCACATCGAACAGATGATGGACAACATGTCCTTTTACCTCATTCCGGCCTGTCTGCAGCATCTTCACCGTAGTGGGCGGGTTTCAGGCACACAGCTTGTACTCAGCCAATTGTTGAAAATTCATCTGCTCTTGCGATTTGAAGAAGGCAAGGTCGTCGTGAACGAGAAGATTCGTACCTTCAAGCGAGCCAAACAGCGCATGTTAGAGGTGCTTAAGGTAGACATGGAGAAAGTAAAACATGTGTGTATCATGCATGCAGATAACCAGGAAGAAGCCAACACGATCAAGCAGCAAATCGCCGATCTGCTGCCCCGATTGAAGACGGAAATCATGCCTTTTATCCCTGTGGTGGGTATTCACGCAGGTGCAGGTACGATTGGTCTGTGCTGGATACGAAGCGAGACGACATAG
- a CDS encoding ABC transporter permease, which translates to MLYLTLASKAYARNLQYRGAHMVHNLASAMFGYMYACLWIGIGADHSLGEYGTQGMVSYIAFTQSSLWISGFLTNGLGIPLTVRTGQIALDLMRPVHLFTHLMAREWGQIAYQFVYKSIPIYLLFSIVFSLQWPTEVSTLLFAALGLAGASYLSICMNYIIGVTAIWTTESSWLHWGNHAMMNLLAGFFIPLEWLPDWLERLAWLSPYPFLLYVPTRIYLGFEDGSLLWGTLLWCVLMTLICLVITHVMRRKVEVQGG; encoded by the coding sequence ATGCTTTATCTCACTCTGGCTTCCAAAGCCTACGCCCGGAATCTGCAATACCGCGGAGCACACATGGTACATAACCTGGCAAGCGCCATGTTCGGTTACATGTATGCCTGCCTCTGGATCGGTATCGGGGCCGATCACTCTCTCGGGGAATACGGGACACAGGGGATGGTCAGTTACATTGCGTTTACGCAATCCTCTCTCTGGATCTCGGGTTTTCTCACCAATGGACTCGGAATTCCTCTTACAGTCAGGACAGGGCAGATCGCGCTGGATCTGATGAGGCCGGTGCATCTGTTTACTCACCTTATGGCACGCGAATGGGGACAGATTGCCTACCAGTTCGTGTACAAGAGCATTCCAATCTACCTGCTATTCTCTATCGTTTTTTCCCTGCAATGGCCTACGGAGGTCTCAACCCTGTTATTTGCAGCGCTTGGTCTTGCCGGCGCATCCTACTTATCCATCTGCATGAATTACATCATTGGGGTTACTGCCATCTGGACGACCGAATCATCCTGGCTACACTGGGGCAATCATGCCATGATGAATTTGCTGGCTGGTTTCTTCATTCCACTCGAATGGCTTCCTGACTGGCTCGAACGTCTGGCCTGGTTATCACCCTATCCCTTTCTGCTCTATGTTCCTACCCGAATCTATCTCGGTTTTGAAGATGGCTCCTTGCTCTGGGGAACCTTGCTTTGGTGTGTGCTCATGACCCTGATCTGTCTGGTCATCACCCATGTGATGCGCCGCAAAGTGGAGGTGCAGGGCGGATGA
- a CDS encoding ABC transporter permease, with amino-acid sequence MKRTSWYHLYKILIRTSIRSRMQYKFNFILASVLAALIQISEFLMVALVLHQFGAIKGWSLHEIGYLFAIMTLSKTLYRTFGNEVHHLEKYLVGGELDQLLTRPMPVLLALLPQNFRIMVGEVLQGGFILCWSLAGMMHSGQIGWTVIPLSLLIIVTGAIILFSIGLATATLGFWTTRIEELQTITEDAARTAAQYPLTLYPKWMSGILLTVIPVGFVNYIPSLYLLRGQGGAWVLAAIAAVAALCLAASLRFWKYGITKYQSTGS; translated from the coding sequence ATGAAGCGAACTTCCTGGTACCATCTATATAAAATACTGATTCGAACCAGCATCCGCAGCCGGATGCAGTACAAGTTCAATTTTATATTGGCATCCGTTCTGGCCGCACTGATTCAGATCTCCGAATTTCTCATGGTTGCGCTGGTGCTGCATCAGTTTGGTGCGATTAAAGGCTGGTCTCTGCATGAGATCGGTTATCTGTTCGCCATCATGACGTTATCCAAAACACTTTACCGTACCTTCGGCAATGAGGTTCATCATCTGGAGAAATATTTAGTCGGCGGCGAACTGGATCAACTGTTAACGAGGCCCATGCCCGTATTACTTGCCCTGCTGCCGCAAAATTTCCGCATCATGGTCGGCGAAGTGCTTCAGGGAGGATTCATTCTATGCTGGTCTCTGGCAGGCATGATGCACAGCGGGCAGATCGGCTGGACGGTCATTCCCCTCTCTCTGCTGATTATTGTGACCGGAGCCATCATCCTCTTCTCCATTGGACTGGCTACAGCGACGCTGGGATTCTGGACCACACGGATTGAAGAACTGCAGACAATCACTGAAGATGCCGCCCGTACAGCTGCCCAATATCCGCTAACGTTATATCCCAAGTGGATGTCCGGCATTCTGCTGACGGTCATTCCGGTTGGATTCGTCAACTACATCCCCTCCCTGTATCTACTGCGGGGTCAAGGTGGAGCTTGGGTGCTTGCCGCGATTGCGGCTGTAGCTGCTTTGTGTCTGGCAGCCAGTCTGCGCTTCTGGAAATACGGTATCACCAAATATCAAAGCACGGGAAGCTAA
- a CDS encoding ABC transporter ATP-binding protein gives MITARQLQKEFKTPVVREGRFSGLRTLFSREYVSKEAVRDISFDIPQGEFVGYIGPNGAGKSTTIKMLTGILHPTSGEVLLAGMNPHQERLQTVRRLGVVFGQRSQLWWDLPVKDSYDILAEMYGVPAELKRKRLSQFAELLDLESFWATPVRKLSLGQRMRADLAASMLHDPELLFLDEPTIGLDVNAKRNIRQFLRTLNEEFGKTILLTTHDMDDIEQLCSRVMVINHGRLTYDGTISSLRDTIGLPTIIRVTYRGEFHIPDAIPPAIQITGVDGLVVTVQVNRKEWSTMNILKLLEQWGEIIDVEMQEPDFEDIIHQVY, from the coding sequence ATGATCACAGCGAGGCAGCTGCAAAAAGAATTCAAAACGCCGGTCGTTCGGGAAGGCCGGTTCTCCGGACTCCGGACGTTATTTTCACGCGAATACGTGTCCAAAGAGGCTGTACGTGACATCAGTTTTGACATTCCACAAGGGGAGTTCGTTGGATACATCGGGCCGAATGGTGCCGGTAAGTCAACCACGATCAAAATGTTGACCGGCATCCTCCACCCGACCTCGGGGGAAGTCCTGCTAGCCGGCATGAACCCGCATCAGGAAAGGCTGCAAACCGTAAGGCGACTAGGAGTAGTATTTGGTCAACGCAGCCAGCTCTGGTGGGATCTTCCCGTGAAGGATTCGTATGATATTCTGGCTGAAATGTACGGTGTACCTGCTGAACTCAAAAGGAAACGGTTGTCCCAGTTCGCTGAACTGCTGGACCTTGAATCCTTCTGGGCTACGCCTGTCCGTAAACTCTCACTTGGACAGCGAATGCGTGCAGATCTGGCAGCTTCCATGCTGCATGATCCGGAACTGCTTTTTCTCGATGAACCCACCATTGGGCTGGATGTAAACGCCAAACGGAACATACGTCAGTTTCTGCGGACTCTAAATGAAGAGTTTGGCAAAACGATTTTGCTGACGACGCATGATATGGATGATATCGAGCAGTTATGCAGCCGGGTGATGGTTATCAATCACGGCCGGCTCACATATGACGGTACGATCTCCTCTCTGCGGGATACGATTGGTCTGCCCACAATTATCCGGGTGACTTACCGAGGGGAGTTTCATATTCCGGATGCCATACCTCCTGCCATACAGATTACAGGGGTGGATGGACTGGTCGTAACTGTACAAGTGAACCGGAAAGAATGGAGTACGATGAATATTCTGAAGCTGCTGGAGCAATGGGGCGAGATTATCGATGTGGAGATGCAGGAACCGGATTTCGAAGATATTATCCACCAGGTATACTGA
- a CDS encoding succinylglutamate desuccinylase/aspartoacylase family protein translates to MLVTKHVLAASSTHSTPYYMVRGAASGPVMVVTSGVHGNETASMAAAQKLADDCAAGRLSIQRGLLIIIPRVNQKAYGKKIRGNPDLNRTFPRRLSAKAKHPLAAAVFRLAREHGPDWWIDLHEANGLSQLSSRVLGQTLITNPGSRAVPACRRIIEHMNRSIAIRDRHFNLKQHELPGSARTAAARLLQARSVTVETCWSLKRSVRIKYQTRIVHHFLREAGFI, encoded by the coding sequence ATGCTTGTCACTAAACATGTACTGGCCGCGTCCAGCACACACTCTACTCCCTACTACATGGTGCGTGGTGCAGCGTCTGGCCCCGTGATGGTTGTCACTTCCGGCGTTCATGGAAATGAAACCGCAAGCATGGCTGCTGCGCAAAAACTCGCCGACGATTGCGCAGCAGGACGATTATCCATTCAGCGTGGTCTTCTCATTATTATTCCAAGAGTGAACCAGAAGGCTTATGGCAAAAAAATCAGGGGCAATCCCGATCTGAACAGAACATTTCCACGCCGCTTATCTGCCAAAGCGAAACATCCACTTGCTGCTGCCGTCTTTCGTCTGGCACGCGAACATGGACCGGACTGGTGGATCGACCTGCACGAGGCTAACGGATTGTCACAGCTCAGCTCCCGTGTATTGGGGCAAACCCTGATCACCAATCCCGGAAGCCGTGCTGTTCCAGCATGCAGAAGAATTATTGAACACATGAATCGTTCCATCGCCATTCGTGATCGGCATTTCAACCTGAAGCAGCATGAGCTTCCTGGATCTGCCCGGACAGCTGCAGCCAGATTGCTGCAGGCTCGTTCCGTCACCGTTGAAACCTGCTGGAGCCTGAAGCGATCCGTACGGATCAAGTACCAGACGAGAATTGTACACCACTTTTTGCGGGAAGCAGGGTTTATTTGA
- a CDS encoding MerR family transcriptional regulator — MTRGELAKRTGISMAAIRYYENSGILPAPRRASNGYRIYTEDYLVKIKFIQDAQSLGYSLKEIQENLQLLSQEDMESEQLKMLVRDRITDIESHIKNLQRMQGFLEALLMTSEKDIHNYIQSFRNNKEE; from the coding sequence ATGACGAGAGGCGAATTGGCGAAACGGACAGGAATAAGCATGGCCGCCATCCGTTATTACGAGAATAGTGGCATACTGCCTGCTCCCCGCCGGGCATCTAACGGATATCGAATATATACAGAGGATTATCTGGTCAAAATCAAATTTATTCAGGATGCACAGTCACTGGGATATTCGCTCAAAGAGATTCAGGAAAACTTGCAGCTGCTTAGCCAGGAGGATATGGAAAGTGAACAGCTGAAAATGCTGGTACGTGACCGAATCACAGACATTGAGAGTCACATTAAGAATCTGCAACGTATGCAAGGGTTCCTTGAAGCCTTGCTCATGACATCGGAAAAGGATATCCATAACTACATTCAATCCTTCCGTAACAATAAAGAGGAATAA
- a CDS encoding alpha/beta hydrolase family protein, which translates to MRILEWILVLVTLVVAILMLVRPRRGMRMAMISALVLFTVLHGVIEQFRVQMLPTYLLVLVLLVMIVVRQKNHRSRIQATLTSIMVLLLSAGSVALTWLLPAFTMPEPTGLYAIGTFQQQLVDESREETKSPEPGDKRELMINVWYPVDHEAAKGLPLEHYPAELGEAISLVFGIPPQVFSYLDTIPTHVVTGAKVSAAESSYPVLLFSPGVRSARFQSMTAIEELVSHGYIVVGIDHPYTSAQVTFPDGHGVAYEANPEFDTSEELYQYNVQGVGIRAADASFVLDTLTQWNKHDPNQLLKGKLDLDRVGIFGHSYGGATTAEALAQDDRFKAGLSLEGGFWGTVSTTAMKQPFMYIMSGETAKSFAPDATEKDNVFYPEFEPDLDHVMTHSLNDTYYLTVDGFFHQSFTDISLILPRMFARGMTPEHNVDITRSYTLAFFDRYLKGEQQGLLEGPSDRFPETAYDTEYTSIGNK; encoded by the coding sequence ATGAGAATATTGGAATGGATTTTAGTACTTGTAACTCTTGTGGTCGCCATATTGATGCTGGTTCGTCCGAGACGCGGGATGAGGATGGCTATGATATCTGCTTTGGTTTTGTTTACTGTGCTGCACGGTGTAATAGAGCAATTTCGAGTGCAAATGCTGCCTACATATCTTCTGGTCCTGGTTCTTTTGGTTATGATTGTTGTTCGACAAAAGAATCACAGATCACGGATCCAAGCCACGCTGACTTCTATCATGGTATTGCTACTTAGTGCAGGTTCAGTGGCACTGACCTGGTTACTTCCTGCTTTTACAATGCCTGAACCAACCGGCCTGTATGCCATCGGTACATTCCAACAGCAGCTCGTGGATGAATCCCGCGAAGAGACGAAGTCGCCTGAGCCAGGAGACAAGCGAGAACTTATGATCAATGTCTGGTATCCAGTGGATCACGAAGCTGCCAAGGGACTTCCGCTGGAGCATTATCCCGCAGAGCTGGGTGAAGCTATCAGCCTCGTGTTCGGTATTCCACCACAGGTGTTTAGCTATCTGGACACGATTCCCACACATGTGGTCACGGGTGCAAAGGTATCGGCCGCCGAGAGCAGTTATCCTGTGCTGCTGTTCTCTCCAGGGGTTCGTTCTGCCCGTTTCCAAAGTATGACCGCTATTGAAGAACTGGTTAGCCATGGATACATTGTGGTGGGGATAGACCATCCGTACACATCAGCACAAGTTACATTTCCGGACGGGCATGGCGTGGCGTATGAAGCTAATCCCGAATTCGATACGTCAGAAGAACTGTATCAGTATAATGTCCAAGGAGTAGGCATACGTGCAGCTGACGCAAGCTTTGTACTGGATACGCTCACCCAGTGGAATAAACATGATCCAAATCAACTACTGAAAGGTAAGCTGGATTTGGACCGTGTCGGTATCTTTGGTCACTCCTACGGCGGTGCGACAACAGCGGAAGCGCTGGCGCAGGATGACCGTTTCAAAGCAGGACTCAGTTTGGAAGGCGGATTCTGGGGGACCGTCTCCACGACAGCCATGAAACAGCCGTTTATGTATATCATGTCAGGTGAGACAGCCAAAAGTTTTGCACCAGACGCTACCGAAAAAGACAACGTGTTTTATCCGGAGTTTGAACCGGATTTGGATCATGTCATGACACATAGCTTGAATGATACCTACTACCTGACTGTGGATGGTTTTTTCCACCAGAGCTTCACAGATATCTCGTTGATCTTGCCCCGAATGTTTGCCAGGGGCATGACGCCAGAGCATAATGTGGATATCACGAGATCGTATACGCTGGCATTCTTCGACCGCTATCTGAAAGGAGAGCAGCAGGGGCTGTTGGAAGGACCATCAGACCGTTTCCCGGAGACAGCATACGATACCGAATATACAAGCATAGGTAATAAGTAG
- a CDS encoding FixH family protein — protein MSGQVRWFMPLIIILLLTTVGCSNDEQSQSTDTLEMIKVQLMVPDKVSIQDDVALQIKLTQGGQPVDDADHVQFQVWNEKDEPAAPAVDQGMNPEDLEAQGAITAQSTGDGIYEANYAFEETGVYVVQVHVTAGAMHAMPRTKVTVESASGD, from the coding sequence ATGAGTGGACAAGTCCGTTGGTTCATGCCGTTAATTATCATTCTGCTCCTTACGACTGTGGGCTGCTCCAACGATGAGCAATCCCAGAGTACAGATACGCTGGAGATGATTAAGGTGCAGCTCATGGTACCGGATAAGGTGTCCATCCAGGATGATGTTGCCCTGCAGATTAAACTGACGCAGGGAGGTCAGCCCGTGGATGATGCAGACCATGTGCAATTTCAGGTATGGAATGAAAAAGATGAACCAGCAGCACCTGCTGTGGATCAAGGAATGAATCCTGAGGATCTGGAAGCTCAGGGAGCGATTACAGCCCAATCCACAGGGGATGGAATCTACGAGGCTAACTATGCGTTCGAGGAAACGGGCGTATATGTCGTACAGGTCCATGTAACCGCTGGGGCCATGCATGCAATGCCGAGAACCAAGGTAACTGTAGAGAGCGCTTCGGGCGATTAA
- a CDS encoding disulfide oxidoreductase: MSTSSKPERPARHVDTRLFIAWAVSVIATGGSLYFSEIKGYIPCDLCWFQRIFMYPLTIVLGIAYFKDDVGITKYVLPLSFIGGGISLYHVTIQRIYSATGNSVACGQIPCYTDYLNWFGFITIPLLALIAFIIIIVMLWGIGKTPKSSS; encoded by the coding sequence ATGAGTACATCATCAAAACCTGAGCGACCGGCGAGACACGTGGATACCCGGCTGTTTATTGCTTGGGCCGTATCCGTCATCGCGACGGGAGGAAGTTTATATTTCAGCGAGATTAAGGGATATATCCCTTGTGATCTGTGCTGGTTCCAGCGAATTTTTATGTATCCACTGACCATAGTACTTGGAATTGCCTACTTCAAGGATGATGTAGGGATTACCAAATATGTGCTTCCGCTTAGTTTCATTGGCGGTGGAATCTCGTTATACCACGTTACGATTCAGCGAATCTATTCAGCTACTGGCAATTCCGTTGCTTGTGGGCAAATTCCTTGTTATACCGACTATTTGAACTGGTTTGGTTTCATCACGATTCCATTGCTTGCCCTGATTGCGTTTATCATCATTATTGTAATGTTGTGGGGAATTGGCAAAACACCAAAATCTTCTTCATAA
- a CDS encoding copper amine oxidase N-terminal domain-containing protein — MKMKKFIAPMLSLTLLMPGIAGAASAQQMPLTTMKVSVNTPAADLRANLDHLLSEHFALAVTAMAKAYDGAKDADAAYKALDQNALDMQPAIASLYGDAGAKEFERIFRAHNKYTDDLVKATKMGNQAGIKQAQDNINGFVDEFSTFLNTATEGKLPKAAAKEALKVHEDLVQKVFDEYVAGDYSDAYKAYREGFKEMFDVSKALSTAITTQMPEKFENTKADTKAADLRSALNHLASEHFALSALQMQEEYDGRTAASNALVTAEAGNTADFKAAIASIYGNDGANAFEKIWVTNHVNAQSDYVKAVKNNDAAARAAVEKRIDGFTTEFAAFLDSATAGNLPKAAGQEALTTHEEQVQKVLDQYAAGNYDASYTTNREGFKVMFGVGQALGNAIVTQNNDKFQEPMTPAPTPTPAPDMTTVWMKLNSKMLKINDKTTNMDTTPVLWKNTTYIPLRFLSEGIGATVKWDKKAQEVTVMAGDDTLVFWVNNKVMEVNGMKKNVGSTVFVNKDGRTQVPLRFIAEILNWDVKWAQKDGSITLTKSM, encoded by the coding sequence ATGAAAATGAAGAAGTTTATCGCACCCATGCTAAGCTTGACGCTCTTGATGCCGGGAATCGCAGGGGCTGCTTCTGCACAACAGATGCCACTGACTACGATGAAGGTTTCCGTGAACACACCTGCTGCTGACCTTAGAGCCAACTTGGATCACCTACTTTCGGAACATTTTGCACTGGCGGTAACAGCTATGGCTAAAGCATATGACGGAGCAAAAGATGCAGACGCAGCTTACAAAGCACTCGACCAAAATGCCCTGGATATGCAGCCGGCCATCGCCTCCCTGTACGGTGATGCAGGTGCGAAGGAATTCGAACGTATCTTCCGTGCTCATAATAAATACACCGACGACTTGGTGAAAGCAACCAAAATGGGCAACCAGGCTGGCATCAAACAAGCACAGGATAACATCAATGGATTTGTCGATGAGTTCTCCACATTCCTGAACACCGCAACGGAAGGCAAATTGCCAAAAGCGGCAGCCAAAGAAGCACTGAAGGTACATGAAGATCTCGTGCAAAAAGTATTCGATGAATATGTAGCCGGAGATTACAGCGATGCATACAAGGCGTACCGCGAAGGTTTCAAGGAGATGTTCGACGTAAGTAAAGCGCTCTCCACGGCAATCACGACACAAATGCCTGAAAAGTTCGAGAACACCAAAGCCGATACAAAAGCAGCTGATCTAAGATCTGCTCTGAATCACCTGGCTTCCGAGCACTTTGCGCTGTCTGCCCTGCAAATGCAAGAGGAATATGATGGACGGACAGCTGCCTCGAATGCTCTGGTTACAGCTGAAGCCGGGAACACAGCTGATTTCAAAGCAGCCATTGCTTCGATCTACGGTAATGACGGAGCCAACGCTTTCGAGAAAATTTGGGTAACCAATCATGTTAATGCACAGAGTGACTATGTAAAAGCCGTTAAAAACAATGATGCAGCAGCTCGTGCAGCGGTAGAGAAGCGTATTGATGGTTTCACCACAGAATTTGCTGCATTCCTCGATTCGGCAACTGCAGGCAATCTGCCTAAGGCAGCCGGACAAGAAGCACTGACTACACACGAGGAGCAAGTACAGAAAGTTCTCGACCAATATGCAGCCGGCAATTATGATGCTTCATATACAACGAATCGTGAAGGTTTCAAAGTGATGTTTGGTGTAGGTCAAGCCCTGGGTAATGCGATCGTGACTCAGAACAATGACAAGTTTCAGGAGCCGATGACACCTGCCCCAACACCAACGCCAGCTCCGGACATGACCACTGTTTGGATGAAGCTGAACAGCAAAATGCTGAAAATTAACGATAAAACGACCAACATGGACACTACACCCGTGCTCTGGAAAAACACGACGTACATTCCACTTCGCTTCCTGAGTGAAGGAATTGGTGCAACGGTGAAATGGGATAAAAAAGCCCAGGAAGTTACGGTTATGGCTGGTGATGATACCCTCGTATTCTGGGTGAACAACAAAGTCATGGAAGTGAACGGTATGAAGAAGAACGTAGGCTCCACAGTGTTTGTTAACAAAGACGGACGTACCCAAGTACCCCTGCGTTTCATTGCTGAAATTCTGAACTGGGACGTAAAATGGGCTCAAAAGGACGGTTCCATCACATTGACCAAATCGATGTAA
- a CDS encoding stalk domain-containing protein, which produces MMKKNLKKSAAAMMVLGMTLTGAAGVFAGTQLEKISAYLNHGISFNVDGAAYTPTDGNGNKLAPITYNNSTYLPVRAIAEALHVPVSYDGKKGQVTIGEAASNPSALSNVTYSAAQKEAIQKAFAQFDGFETAYAPQQSIQGDTFKSVGAGGDGVSFVFTHMKVSISPRDYSDGYDSKDVKLSNGVTAKWYTPDQTGMLTFLLDDRYVTLSSPDHKLTQAQLAQVAVSVQKVNNNDQGITGFANVNYTKEQAATIRKAFAKFDGFETAYAPQHMIAGDAFKSVSAGGDGVNFVFKHMNVTVSPKDYSFSYDGKEVKLSNGVKAKWYTPDKTDLLTFQLDDRYVTLSSPNNALTHTQLEQMAVSVQKLK; this is translated from the coding sequence ATGATGAAAAAAAACCTGAAGAAATCTGCTGCAGCGATGATGGTTCTTGGCATGACCTTAACAGGAGCTGCTGGTGTATTCGCCGGTACTCAACTGGAGAAAATCTCCGCTTATCTTAATCATGGCATCAGCTTCAATGTAGATGGAGCAGCTTATACACCAACGGATGGCAATGGGAATAAACTTGCACCGATCACTTACAACAATTCAACCTACCTGCCTGTACGTGCCATTGCTGAAGCGCTGCATGTTCCTGTATCGTACGACGGCAAAAAAGGTCAGGTTACCATCGGCGAAGCAGCCAGCAATCCTTCTGCCCTGTCCAATGTAACCTACAGTGCTGCGCAAAAAGAAGCAATTCAAAAAGCATTTGCACAGTTCGATGGTTTTGAAACAGCCTATGCACCTCAGCAAAGTATCCAAGGTGATACGTTTAAAAGCGTTGGCGCCGGGGGTGATGGTGTAAGCTTTGTCTTCACCCATATGAAAGTAAGCATATCTCCACGTGATTACTCGGATGGCTATGACAGCAAAGATGTGAAATTGTCCAATGGAGTAACTGCCAAATGGTACACGCCGGATCAAACGGGCATGCTGACCTTCCTATTGGATGATCGTTATGTAACGCTTAGCTCCCCTGACCATAAGTTGACTCAGGCACAGCTTGCTCAGGTGGCCGTATCTGTCCAAAAGGTGAATAACAACGATCAAGGCATTACCGGGTTTGCCAATGTAAATTACACCAAGGAACAAGCAGCTACCATTCGTAAAGCATTTGCGAAATTCGATGGCTTTGAGACGGCTTACGCGCCTCAGCACATGATTGCCGGAGATGCATTCAAAAGTGTAAGTGCCGGCGGTGATGGCGTTAACTTTGTTTTCAAACATATGAATGTGACGGTATCCCCGAAAGACTACTCGTTCAGCTATGATGGCAAAGAAGTCAAACTGTCTAACGGCGTAAAAGCCAAGTGGTATACACCGGACAAAACAGATCTGCTGACCTTCCAACTGGATGATCGCTATGTTACGCTCAGCTCACCAAATAATGCACTGACACACACACAGCTGGAACAAATGGCCGTATCCGTGCAAAAACTGAAATAA
- a CDS encoding WXG100 family type VII secretion target: MNQRIDLSPEELQQLAGEFSKASQNGNDILAQLRTMVDQAEGQWEGERQREFMQRINDSMTSISNYLLGLQETSTSLQQTATRFRETDQSR, encoded by the coding sequence ATGAACCAGCGAATAGATCTTTCGCCTGAGGAGCTGCAGCAGCTGGCAGGTGAATTCAGCAAGGCTTCCCAGAACGGTAATGATATTTTGGCACAGCTGAGAACGATGGTGGATCAAGCCGAAGGCCAGTGGGAAGGTGAACGGCAGCGTGAATTCATGCAGCGGATCAACGACAGTATGACATCGATCAGCAATTATCTCCTTGGTTTGCAGGAGACCAGCACCAGTCTGCAGCAGACAGCAACCCGCTTTCGTGAAACGGATCAGTCACGCTAG